Below is a genomic region from Streptomyces sp. V3I8.
GCTCCTGGCCGCCGTCGGCGAGCGGACCGGCCGCGCCGGGCCGCAACCCAAGAGCTGCGCCGCCCGGGCCCTCGGCTCACGACGCATCCAGCCTGCCACCCACTACAGACACCACATCACCCAAAAGGCAGGTAGGTAAGGAGAGAGAAGAGGGTTGTCGTGAGTGATGGTCGGGGCTGGTCAAGGGGTCTGAGCTGCGCGAACTGTGTGCAGTCTACCGGGGCTGCCGGTAGGGGAGTTGGTAGGGGGAACGGTAGGAAACCCGGTAGGGGGATCGGAGGGTGGTCTGTCAGGAGCTGGTCTCTTCAGCGAGGCGGGGCTGCTGCGCGCACTCCGGGCGCCGGCTCTGATCCGGACAAGCGCAACTCGCCGTTTTCGGCAGCCCCTCTTCTTCCTGCAGGGGAGCGGTCAATGATTGAACCAGCTGTTACATGACCAGTACTGAACGTAATTTTTTCTACAGGTGCGGCTGCACTTTTAAGGTGCGGCGGGCGCTTTATGGGTGGAGGCGCACGGTGCTTCTGGTGCCGGGGGCGGGGTTACGGCGCCCGGCGACAGGAACCAGGTACAGGGGAGGACCTCGTGCAGCAGACTGCTGCCGCGTGGTGTGTCGAGATCGCGCTCGCCTTCAGGGTGTTCGGCCCGGATGTGGTGCGCGGATGCCGCCGGCTTTTGACCGTCGGCGTGCGGATCGGCATCACAGGGCTGACCGGTAGCCGGGCTGTGTCCCAGGCCCCTGAGTCGATGCGGGACGTGCCATGAGCGGCGAGGGCGGGACGGAGGAGAGCGGCGGGGCGATCGGGGTGCCGAAGGTGGTGCCCATCGATCAGTGGCCGCCGGCCGCGCAGATGGCGTTCTGGGGTTTTCACCAGCAGCACCGCCAGAACTACATGCGCTACGCCTACCTGCAGCTCGGCTCGGACGCAGACACCGAAGAAGCTGTTGACCTGACTTTCGATCAGGTCATGGACCGCTGGCTGTGGATGCTGCAGCTGGAGAACCTGGAGGGATACGCCTGGACCATCCTCAAGCGGCGCATCATCGACCTGCACCGCAAGCGCCGGCGCCGGCCGGCGCTGATGGAGACCGCCGCGTTCGAGGCCGCGCTCAGCGAGCCCGCCGACGATCCCTTCGACACGCTCACCGACGCCATCACGCTCTACGCCGCGGTCGCCGCCCTGAGCGAGCGTCAGCGCGACGCGATCGTCCTCTACTACGGCATGGGCTTCACGACCGCTGAGGCCGCCGTGCTGATGGGCAACGAGGAAGCCACCGTCCGCTCGCAGCTGCGCACCGGACGCCGCCGCCTCGCGACCCTGCTCAAAATCCGCCGCCCGGAGCACCCCGACGGGAAGAACCCTTCATGAGCACCACACCGTCCCAGCCCCCCACCCTCAACGACCTGCTGGCCTCAGCCCGTACCCGCGACCGCTACAGCAACTACGACGTCGCGGCCGCCGAAGCCCGCCTGCGCGCCCGCCAGGCCTCCCGTCACCGCCCGCCGCGCCAGCGCACCACCAACACAGTCCTCGCCCTGGCTCACAAAGAGTGGACCCGGCCCCAGGACGAATACACCCCCGACGCCGATCGCGCCTGGTGGGACCTCAACGCTGTCAGCCTCCTCATCCTGTTCGGCCCCGACGCCGACTGCCACCTCAAGGACTTCATCGCCAGCCAGTACGCCGACAAAGCCGGCGCCCTCGTCTTCGCCTGCCTGCTCCACCTAGCCGGAGACAGCAGCGGCGCCCGCTTCTGGTGGCGCTTCGCCGCCGGTGTGGGCCACCTCGTCGCGGAATACTGCCTCTTCCTCGAACACGCCCACAGCGGCGAGTACCACGACGCCGGCTACTGGCGCACCCAGCTCATGCACCACCACTTCGAACCCGCCCTGCTGTGCGGCGACCGCGCCACCGCACCCCTGATCAACCCCACCCACATCGACCAGGTCCACTCCCACATCACCTACCCCCACCACCCCGAGATCGGCGCCGTCCCCCTCCCCCAACCCACCCTCGTCCAGCAACTACGCCACCTCACCTCCCTGCTGTGAACCCCGCGTCCCGGCCTGGCTGCGGCCGGACAGACCGCAGCCGGGCCGAAGTGCGCCGCTGCCCGTCACGGACCGGTCCACCGCACTCCCACAGGTCGTGCAGGTGACCGGCAACCTGCACGGCCTGCCGCAGCCCGCGGCATTCTGGCGGCGAGCCCTGGCCCGACAACCCCCTTGGGACACGGCCCGCCGCGCGGTACGACCAATACCCTCTCCCGGATGACGGGCGGCCGAAAGCCGGGCGGGCCGCGGCCGTGTGCCGATAGCAAGAACTCATGCTCTCGAAGATCGCGGCCGCTGCCGCCCTCCTGTTCGCCTTCCCCCTCACCAGCGCACCCGCTGCCGCGCACGAGGCTCGGGCGGAAACCCTGCCGCTGGCCCAGGCCGTGCACCTGCTGCCATCGGCAGCCGAATCCCGCGACGGCTACCAGCGCAGCAGCTTCAAGCACTGGGTGGACGCCGACCGCGACGGCTGCTCCACTCGCGCCGAAGTCCTCATCGCCGAATCCCGCACCGAGCCGATCATCGAAGCAGGTTGCAAGGTGACGGCA
It encodes:
- a CDS encoding RNA polymerase sigma factor, producing MSGEGGTEESGGAIGVPKVVPIDQWPPAAQMAFWGFHQQHRQNYMRYAYLQLGSDADTEEAVDLTFDQVMDRWLWMLQLENLEGYAWTILKRRIIDLHRKRRRRPALMETAAFEAALSEPADDPFDTLTDAITLYAAVAALSERQRDAIVLYYGMGFTTAEAAVLMGNEEATVRSQLRTGRRRLATLLKIRRPEHPDGKNPS